The DNA region GCCAGAGAGATCACCGGTATATTCTTTGATAGAAGTTGGCAATATGCCGGTTTTGCTCTACAAGTCTTTCCAGTCTTGATGATCAGCTATATTCTCGGAGTACCTTCAACATTCATATCGAATATCAAGCAAAAACCCTATATCAACCTGACATATTCAATCTTCTTGCTTCTATCAAGGATCCTCTCCATTTACTTTGGATTTAAACTGGGAGGATTCAAGGGAACGATAATTTTCTTTGTTGCCGGTGATATTGTCATTCGCATGATCAGATTAAAAGTTGACATGATTCTGTTATCCCTGCCGTTAAAAAGATTTTTCAGTAGTATTAGTTATAACATCTTCTCAATGCTAATACTTTTTGTTTTAATGTGGCTTGGTTTTTATCTCACACAGCAAAAAACAGTAAGTTTTATTATTGCCCTACTTATATCTGTAAGCTTGAATTACTATTGGGAACAGGTAAAAGTCAAAACTCTTATAATAAAACTGCGTGATGCAGTGTTGCCGAACCGTTTTCCAGTAAACCATACTCATGGAAAATAGGGTCAACTAAGTGGTTATTGAACATGAACAGATCAATGATTGAAAAGGAATCGCTTACTTCTAATAGTCACTCCCTGAGATTATTTACATCCTTATTGGCTTTCTTAGCGATATTGTTGATATCAACGGCTTTTGCCCTCTTTACAATGGCAAGCTGGACAGTCTTTTTCTACTTTGTTATCGGCTACCTGCTGGTCACGGAAAGCAAGGTCGGATTAGTTGCCTTTGCGCTTAGTTATCATATTATTTTTACCAGCTTTAATGCAGTAACCGGCACCTATCTACCTCAGCTATTTTATGGAGTTTTCGTAATTGTCTTATTATTAATCTTTTATGCTAATGTCATTGGTTTCCAGATCCGTCTGCCGTCACTAAAAATGGATAAGTATGTCTTGATAATGATCTTGTATTTAGCAATCTCGGTCTTTTTCATCACCCCAGACAGAGATTTCGGTAGCGAAAAGTTAAGAAATTTCATAACCAATGTTATCCTGTTTTATATTCCTATTTTATTAGTAAAGTTAGGGAGCGATTTCAATGCTGTAGTTAAGGGGATCGTTATTTTCGGTGCCTTTTTCACAGGATTTTGTCTGTTAAGTCTATTTGGTTTAGAAACATTCTTCGGTGGTGATATACACGGAAGATTTTCCACACTGGGATTGAATTCCATCTGGGTCGCCCGTCATCTCACTTTCAGTATTCTGGCTAATCTTTACTTCATAAAGATCTATCTCGAACAACCGGAAAAGAATATCGGCAAGATATCTATTCTCATCTTCTTGGTGCTTTTACAGGGTTTTCTGACCTTTTTAACCGGCTCGAGAGGTCCGCTTTTATCAATAATAGTGGCGATTGCATTCATTGTCCTGATCTCAATCCGTCTCCGCTTTTTTTATATCATAGTCATAGCACTCGTCTCGATCATTCTTGTACTCGCTTTTATACAGTTCATGCCGTCTCACATAGCTGACAGATTGCTCTCCAGAGATCCTAAAAGCCAAATCACTGTTCAATTAAGACTTGCAGCAAACTTACAGGCATTAGAACTGTTTTGGCAGAATAAAATTGCCGGAGCTGGTTTAGGGAGTTTTCGGGGAGTATCATTCTTGCGTTTCCCCCATAATGTCTTTACCGAAACCCTGGCTGAATTAGGGCTGATAGGTTTCTCGATCTTCATGTTGATCTTGCTTGCCGGAGTGAATTACCTGATCAAGATGAGCAAGAAGATCGATAGATCCATTTTATACTTGATAATTGCTTTTTTTATCACTGCTGTCGTGAATATAAATTTCGGAGAGCTCATTGGTGGTACTTATTATCTCTACTTTTCATTAGGTTTGATCTATTGTGCGAGGGTATTATCTCTTGATCAAGAAGAGAAAAAAGAGTTGTCCACGAATGAACAGAGATGATAAAGAATTAACACACAAAAAAGGGTGGAAAGGTGGAATGGTGATAGGGGTTAGGTTTTAGAATGAAGATCGCAATCAACTGCTGTTATTATGGCAAAACATCCGGAGGTATAAAGGAATATATCTACAATCTGGTAATTAATCTTTTAAGGGAAGATAAGAAGAACAGCTATTTATTCTATGTTTCGATCGATGATCTTGATTATTGGATCGAAACCATGCCGGCAGAAGCAACATACAAGATCTTTCCCTTTAAGCGTAGACAGAAGATAAAGCGTGCTTTGTTGCAGCCTAACTTCTGGAAAAAAGAATATGAAATAGAAAAATTCGCTATATTTCATTCACCCTTCTTTCATGTTCCGTATATAGAGGGATGTAAAAAGATCATAACTGTCCACGATCTAAGATTCCGTAGATATCCTGGTAGTTATACCTTTTTTAGACGCATATATGTCAGACATGCTTTTCAAAGATCGCTCAAGATGGTTGATAAGATCATAACAGTATCAGAATTCACCAAAAAAGAGATCTTATCCTTCTACTCTTTTGATCCAAACCATATCATACCGATACACGAAGCAGTTGATCAAACAAGATTCAAGATCAGTTTTGATGATGAGCTATTACTCGAAAAGACCGGCTTAAAAAATAATTACCTGTTGACTGTAGGTCATTTGGAGCCACGCAAGAATTACCCTCTTCTGATCAAAGCAATAGAGGAATTGAACAGAGATTCTGCTCATCAAATGACCTTGGTTATAGTCGGTAAGAAAAATTATAAGTATCAACCAACCCTAAGGGCGATTGATAAGGCGAAAAATGTCAAATATCTGGACTTTGTTGATCATGAAACCTTATTGAGCTTGTATAAAAATGCCCTTCTCTTTATCTTCCCTTCTATATATGAAGGGTTTGGGTTTCCTCCATTGGAAGCAGCTCAGTTCGGTGTTCCTTCTGTAGTAAGCAATGTATCGAGTATTCCTGAGATCTGTGGAGATGGGGCTCTCTATTTCGATCCTTTCTCAAAAGAAGATCTGATCCGTGCCATTAAAGAAGCAATCGAAAAAAGAACAGAACTACAAAAGAAGGCAATCGCAAATCTGGAGAGGTTTTCATGGAAATTGACAGCTAAAAAGACCAGCGAGTTATATAAAGAGTTGACTTCATAACCACAGATGGACACAGATGAAAAAAGTGATCAGTAATCAGTGAGCAGTGATCAGGAAAAACCAATGGGAAAAATAGCAAGCCCATTGGGAGTGAACGGTATGTTAAAAATAAAGCCTATATTGCAGGAAAAATGCCTAAGATAAAGATCCTGCGGATCATAACAAGATTGAACATCGGGGGACCGGCAATACATACGGTCCTTTTAACAGCATACCTTAACAATGAGCAGTTTGAATCTCATCTGGTAGCGGGAAAGATCGAAGATAATGAAGCAGATATGTCATACTTTGCAGCCCAACATGACGTTACCCCTATTTATGTTAAAAAAATGAGCCGTGAACTGAGATTCTTACAGGATTGGCACGCTTTTATCGACATCTTCCGGATAATCAAGAAAATAAAACCGGATATAGTTCATACCCATACTGCAAAAGCGGGCATGTTGGGGAGATCAGCTGCTATCCTGCTGAGAGTACCAATAATAATCCATACCTTTCATGGGAACGTGTTCCGAGAATATTTCGGTAAGCTGAAAACCTGTTTATTTATCTTCATTGAAAGAGCCCTGGCTCACTTTACCACTAAGATAATCGCTATCAGCCAGCAACAGAAGAATGAGCTCATTGCTTATAAAATTGCTAGTGAGAAAAAAATAGCGGTGATCAATCTCGGTTTTCAGTTAGATAGTGTTATTCCATCGACAAGAGATCGTAATAAATTCAGAAGTAGATACAACATCCCTGCTGACGGAGTACTTATCGGTATTGTTGGAAGATTAGTGCCCGTTAAGAATCATCAGCTCTTTTTAGAGATCGCTCACGAATTGCTGCAAAAGAGAGACATCTATTTTGCCATTATAGGTGACGGAGAACTCAGAGAGAGTCTTGAAGAGGAGATCAAGAAGAGGAATATTGCTCATAGAGTTTTAATTACCGGATTTATTGAAGATCTTAAGCCGGTCTATTCAGATCTTGATCTGGTTTTGTTGACCTCAAACAATGAAGGTACACCGGTTGCTGTCATAGAAGCCATGGCTTGTCAAAAGATAGTGATGTCAACAAAAGTCGGCGGGGTTGAAGATCTGATCATTCATGGAGTCAATGGATTCATCTTCCCACCTAAAGAAAAAGAGGGATTTGTAAAAGAGATCGCTAACTGGCTCCATCATCCTGAACAATATCAAAATATAGGATCAGAAGCTTATCGATCAGTCATAGAAAAGTTTTCTTTAGAGACACTAATAAACAATATCAAAGCTCTCTATGAAGAACTAAGGGCTAAGAGCGAAGAGCTAAGGGCGAAGGGCGAAGGGCGAAGAGGATGACAGATAATGGATAATCTCCCCCTTATTTCTTGTATTACTCCAACTTTTAATCGCTCAAGTTTGATCAGAGAAGCAATAGAGAGTAATCTTGCTCAAATATATCCGAACTGGGAAATGCTGATCATAGACGATCAATCAACTGATGATACTTGGCAGGTAATCAATGATTATGCGGAAAAAGACGCTCGTATCCGCTGCTTCAAGAACCCTCTGAAGGGGGCAAACAATGCCCGGAATCTTGGTATCGAACAGGCAAAAGGGAAGTACCTGGTCTTCCTGGATGATGACGATGTAAACCTGCCGCACAGGTTCAAGAGTCAGGTTGAGTGCCTGCAAAAAAGCGGTTCCAGGTTTATCCTCACAGGTTTTGAGATCAGAGACCGCTCAAATAAACTATATAAAAAGACCAACAGGAAAATATTACAGGGGATAGCGGCACACTTTTTAGTTCGTTGGATGATAGAAAAGACCCTTATACAAGAAGCAGGCTGCTTTGATCCTGAGATGATGTCAATGCAAGAGATCG from Candidatus Cloacimonadota bacterium includes:
- a CDS encoding O-antigen ligase family protein, producing MIEKESLTSNSHSLRLFTSLLAFLAILLISTAFALFTMASWTVFFYFVIGYLLVTESKVGLVAFALSYHIIFTSFNAVTGTYLPQLFYGVFVIVLLLIFYANVIGFQIRLPSLKMDKYVLIMILYLAISVFFITPDRDFGSEKLRNFITNVILFYIPILLVKLGSDFNAVVKGIVIFGAFFTGFCLLSLFGLETFFGGDIHGRFSTLGLNSIWVARHLTFSILANLYFIKIYLEQPEKNIGKISILIFLVLLQGFLTFLTGSRGPLLSIIVAIAFIVLISIRLRFFYIIVIALVSIILVLAFIQFMPSHIADRLLSRDPKSQITVQLRLAANLQALELFWQNKIAGAGLGSFRGVSFLRFPHNVFTETLAELGLIGFSIFMLILLAGVNYLIKMSKKIDRSILYLIIAFFITAVVNINFGELIGGTYYLYFSLGLIYCARVLSLDQEEKKELSTNEQR
- a CDS encoding glycosyltransferase family 4 protein is translated as MKIAINCCYYGKTSGGIKEYIYNLVINLLREDKKNSYLFYVSIDDLDYWIETMPAEATYKIFPFKRRQKIKRALLQPNFWKKEYEIEKFAIFHSPFFHVPYIEGCKKIITVHDLRFRRYPGSYTFFRRIYVRHAFQRSLKMVDKIITVSEFTKKEILSFYSFDPNHIIPIHEAVDQTRFKISFDDELLLEKTGLKNNYLLTVGHLEPRKNYPLLIKAIEELNRDSAHQMTLVIVGKKNYKYQPTLRAIDKAKNVKYLDFVDHETLLSLYKNALLFIFPSIYEGFGFPPLEAAQFGVPSVVSNVSSIPEICGDGALYFDPFSKEDLIRAIKEAIEKRTELQKKAIANLERFSWKLTAKKTSELYKELTS
- a CDS encoding glycosyltransferase family 4 protein produces the protein MPKIKILRIITRLNIGGPAIHTVLLTAYLNNEQFESHLVAGKIEDNEADMSYFAAQHDVTPIYVKKMSRELRFLQDWHAFIDIFRIIKKIKPDIVHTHTAKAGMLGRSAAILLRVPIIIHTFHGNVFREYFGKLKTCLFIFIERALAHFTTKIIAISQQQKNELIAYKIASEKKIAVINLGFQLDSVIPSTRDRNKFRSRYNIPADGVLIGIVGRLVPVKNHQLFLEIAHELLQKRDIYFAIIGDGELRESLEEEIKKRNIAHRVLITGFIEDLKPVYSDLDLVLLTSNNEGTPVAVIEAMACQKIVMSTKVGGVEDLIIHGVNGFIFPPKEKEGFVKEIANWLHHPEQYQNIGSEAYRSVIEKFSLETLINNIKALYEELRAKSEELRAKGEGRRG
- a CDS encoding glycosyltransferase family 2 protein codes for the protein MDNLPLISCITPTFNRSSLIREAIESNLAQIYPNWEMLIIDDQSTDDTWQVINDYAEKDARIRCFKNPLKGANNARNLGIEQAKGKYLVFLDDDDVNLPHRFKSQVECLQKSGSRFILTGFEIRDRSNKLYKKTNRKILQGIAAHFLVRWMIEKTLIQEAGCFDPEMMSMQEIELSYRIATLYTFDQQDDVVVKVYNTHDSISKGISGIKGKLKLIDKAGHLMPAEEKASWYYAIALNSLRINRIDDALHYFGKATDLSKQLKKHERVFRAVAILSVKLKAGLWSSRLLARTFKQKFSEIVNHRVIQC